The following proteins are co-located in the Vigna angularis cultivar LongXiaoDou No.4 chromosome 2, ASM1680809v1, whole genome shotgun sequence genome:
- the LOC108347565 gene encoding soyasapogenol B glucuronide galactosyltransferase encodes MAKAMDTKHQHQLNVTFLPYPTPGHMNPMIDTARLFARHGVNVTIILTPANALTFQNAIDSDFSHGYHIRTQLVPFPAAQVGLPEGVENIKDGTSLELLSRISRGISMLKGHIELLFQDLHPDCIVSDMSYPWTVESAAELGIPRIFFYSSSYLSDCASHSVIHHRPHERLVSDTDKFSIPGFPHRIEMTPLQLANWIRGVREEVSYYFELMFASERRSYGALYNSFHELESEYEQLHKSIVGIKSWSIGPVSAWVNKDDGQKMKREHKEDLPEEPEWLTWLNSEQNDSVIYVNFGSLTRLHHAQLVELAYGLENSGHSFIWVVRKKDANENEYSFLQEFEDKMKESKKGFIIWNWAPQLLILNHPAIGGIVSHCGWNSLLESLSAGLPVITWPMFAEQFYNERLIVDVLKVGVSVGAKENKFWALGDKDNVVEGEEIIKAVLQLMETEEGREMRRRARKFSDASKKTIEKGGHSYNNLIQLIDELKSLKISKALAEVS; translated from the coding sequence ATGGCCAAAGCTATGGATACTAAACACCAACACCAATTGAATGTCACTTTTCTTCCATATCCAACTCCTGGCCATATGAACCCCATGATCGACACAGCAAGGTTATTTGCGAGGCATGGTGTCAATGTCACCATTATATTAACCCCCGCAAATGCTTTAACTTTCCAAAATGCCATCGACAGTGACTTCAGCCATGGATACCATATCAGAACCCAACTGGTTCCGTTCCCTGCAGCTCAAGTTGGTCTTCCTGAAGGGGTTGAAAACATCAAAGATGGCACTTCCCTAGAACTATTGAGTCGAATCAGTCGTGGAATATCAATGCTCAAGGGTCATATTGAGCTTCTGTTTCAAGATCTGCATCCAGATTGCATAGTGAGTGATATGTCTTATCCTTGGACTGTGGAATCCGCAGCAGAACTGGGTATTCCAAGAATCTTCTTTTACAGCTCAAGCTACCTATCCGACTGTGCTAGTCATTCTGTCATTCACCACAGGCCTCATGAGAGGTTAGTGTCCGATACCGACAAGTTTTCAATTCCTGGTTTTCCTCATAGAATAGAGATGACCCCTCTACAGCTAGCAAACTGGATAAGGGGGGTTCGTGAAGAAGTCTCATACTATTTTGAGCTAATGTTTGCATCAGAGAGAAGAAGCTATGGAGCCCTCTATAATAGTTTTCATGAACTTGAAAGCGAGTATGAGCAACTACATAAGAGTATAGTGGGGATCAAATCTTGGAGTATTGGACCAGTTTCAGCCTGGGTTAACAAAGATGATGGACAAAAGATGAAAAGGGAACACAAGGAGGACCTTCCAGAAGAGCCAGAGTGGCTAACTTGGCTTAACAGTGAGCAGAATGATTCTGTAATTTATGTGAATTTTGGAAGCCTCACTAGGCTCCATCATGCTCAACTTGTAGAACTGGCTTACGGGCTTGAAAATTCTGGTCATAGTTTCATCTGGGTCGTGAGGAAAAAGGATGCAAATGAGAACGAATACAGTTTCCTGCAAGAGTTTGAGGataagatgaaagaaagcaaGAAGGGTTTTATCATATGGAACTGGGCACCACAGCTGCTGATATTGAATCATCCTGCCATAGGAGGCATTGTGTCTCACTGTGGTTGGAACTCTCTTCTTGAAAGCTTGAGTGCTGGATTGCCAGTCATCACATGGCCTATGTTTGCAGAACAATTTTACAATGAGAGGTTGATAGTTGATGTGTTGAAGGTTGGAGTTTCAGTGGGAGCTAAGGAAAACAAGTTTTGGGCATTAGGTGACAAGGATAATGTGGTGGAAGGGGAAGAGATTATCAAGGCTGTCTTACAGTTGATGGAGACAGAAGAGGGCAGAGAAATGAGAAGGAGAGCAAGAAAATTCAGTGATGCTTCCAAGAAGACTATAGAGAAGGGTGGACACTCTTACAACAACTTGATTCAGTTGATAGATGAGCTTAAATCATTGAAGATATCTAAAGCACTTGCAGAAGTAAGTTAG